One window of the Eschrichtius robustus isolate mEscRob2 chromosome 13, mEscRob2.pri, whole genome shotgun sequence genome contains the following:
- the EIF4B gene encoding eukaryotic translation initiation factor 4B isoform X5 — protein MYRAPPIDRSILPTAPRAAREPNIDRSRLPKSPPYTAFLGNLPYDVTEDSIKEFFRGLNISAVRLPREPSNPERLKGFGYAEFEDLDSLLSALSLNEESLGNRRIRVDVADQAQDKDRDDRSFGRDRNRDSDKTDTDWRARPATDSFDDYPPRRGDDSFGDKFRDRYDSDRYRDGYRDSYRDGPRRDMDRYGGRDRYDDRGSRDYDRGYDSRIGSGRRAFGSGYRRDDDFRGGGDRYEDRYDRRDDRSWSSRDDYSRDDYRRDDRGPPQRPKLNLKPRSTPKEDDSSASTSQSSRAASIFGGAKPVDTAAREREVEERLQKEQEKLQRQLDEPKLERRPRERHPSWRSEETQERERSRTGSESSQTGTSATSGRSKSDQDARRRESEKSLENETPNKEEDCQSPTSKPPKPEQPLKVMPAPPPKENAWVKRSSNPPARSQSSDTEQQSPTSGGGKVVPAQPSEEGPVRKADENKVDGVSAPKGQSGNSSRGPGDGGNKDHWKESDRKDGKKDQDSRSAPEPKKAEENPASKFSSASKYAALAVDGEDENEGEDYTE, from the exons ATGTATAGGGCACCTCCAATTGACCGTTCCATCCTGCCCACTGCTCCACGGGCTGCTCGGGAACCCAATATCGACCGGAGCCGTCTTCCCAAATCACCACCCTACACTGCTTTTCTAGGGAACCTGCCCTATGATGTGACAGAAGACTCCATTAAGGAATTCTTTAGAGGATTAAAT ATCAGTGCAGTGCGTTTACCACGTGAACCCAGCAATCCTGAGAGGTTGAAAGGTTTTGGTTACGCTGAGTTTGAGGACCTGGATTCCTTGCTCAGTGCCCTGAGCCTCAATGAAGAG TCTCTAGGTAACAGGAGAATTCGAGTGGACGTTGCTGATCAAGCACAGGATAAAG ACAGGGATGATCGTTCTTTTGGCCGAGATAGAAATCGGGATTCTGACAAAACAGATACAGACTGGAGGGCCCGTCCTGCTACAGACAGCTTTGATGACTACCCACCTAGAAGAGGTGACGATAGCTTTGGAGAca AGTTTCGAGATCGTTATGATTCAGACCGATATCGTGATGGGTATCGGGACAGTTACCGTGATGGCCCACGCCGGGACATGGATCGATACGGGGGCCGAGATCGCTATGATGACCGAGGCAGCAGAGACTATGATAGAG GCTATGATTCCAGGATAGGCAGTGGCAGAAGAGCATTTGGTAGTGGGTACCGTAGGGATGACGACTTCAGAGGAGGTGGGGACCGCTATGAAGACAGATATGACAGACGAGATGACCGGtcatggagctccagagatgatTACTCTCGGGATGATTATAGGCGTGATGATAGAG GTCCCCCCCAAAGACCCAAACTGAACCTAAAGCCTCGGAGTACTCCTAAGGAAGATGATTCCTCTGCTAGCACATCCCAGTCCAGTCGAGCAGCCTCTATCTTTGGAGGGGCAAAGCCTGTTGACACAGCTGCTAGAGAACGAGAAGTAGAAGAGCGGCTACAGAAGGAACAGGAGAAACTGCAGCGTCAGCTGGATGAGCCAAAACTAGAACGACGGCCTCGGGAGAG ACACCCAAGCTGGCGAAGTGAAGAAACTCAGGAACGGGAACGATCGAGGACAGGAAGTGAGTCATCACAAACGGGGACCTCAGCCACATCTGGCAGAAGTAAGTCAGACCAGG ATGCACgaaggagagagagtgagaagtcTCTAGAAAATGAAACACCCAATAAAGAGGAAGACTGTCAGTCTCCAACTTCTAAGCCTCCCAAACCTGAACAGCCTCTAAAGGTAATGCCAGCCCCTCCACCAAAGGAGAATGCTTGGGTGAAGCGAAGTTCTAACCCTCCTGCTCGATCTCAGAGCTCAGACACAGAGCAGCAGTCCCCTACAAG TGGTGGAGGGAAAGTAGTTCCAGCTCAACCATCTGAGGAAGGACCAGTAAGGAAAG CAGATGAAAATAAAGTAGATGGGGTGAGTGCCCCAAAAGGCCAAAGTGGAAATTCCAGCCGTGGTCCAGGAGATGGAGGGAACAAAGACCACTGGAAGGAGTCAGATAG GAAAGATGGCAAAAAGGATCAAGACTCCAGATCTGCACCTGAGCCAAAGAAAGCTGAAGAAAATCCAGCCTCT aaGTTCAGTTCTGCAAGCAAGTATGCTGCTCTTGCCGTTGATGGTGAAGATGAAAATGAGGGAGAAGATTACACCGAATAG
- the EIF4B gene encoding eukaryotic translation initiation factor 4B isoform X1: protein MAASAKKKNKKGKTISLTDFLAEDGGTGGGSTYVPKPVSWADETDDLEGDVSTTWHSNDDDMYRAPPIDRSILPTAPRAAREPNIDRSRLPKSPPYTAFLGNLPYDVTEDSIKEFFRGLNISAVRLPREPSNPERLKGFGYAEFEDLDSLLSALSLNEESLGNRRIRVDVADQAQDKDRDDRSFGRDRNRDSDKTDTDWRARPATDSFDDYPPRRGDDSFGDKFRDRYDSDRYRDGYRDSYRDGPRRDMDRYGGRDRYDDRGSRDYDRGYDSRIGSGRRAFGSGYRRDDDFRGGGDRYEDRYDRRDDRSWSSRDDYSRDDYRRDDRGPPQRPKLNLKPRSTPKEDDSSASTSQSSRAASIFGGAKPVDTAAREREVEERLQKEQEKLQRQLDEPKLERRPRERHPSWRSEETQERERSRTGSESSQTGTSATSGRSKSDQDARRRESEKSLENETPNKEEDCQSPTSKPPKPEQPLKVMPAPPPKENAWVKRSSNPPARSQSSDTEQQSPTSGGGKVVPAQPSEEGPVRKADENKVDGVSAPKGQSGNSSRGPGDGGNKDHWKESDRKDGKKDQDSRSAPEPKKAEENPASKFSSASKYAALAVDGEDENEGEDYTE, encoded by the exons aTGGCGGCCTCAG caaaaaagaagaataagaagGGGAAGACTATCTCCCTAACAGACTTCCTGGCTGAGGATGGAGGGACTGGTGGAGGAAGCACCTATGTCCCCAAACCAGTCAGCTGGGCTGATGAAACAGATGACCTAGAAGGAGATG TTTCAACCACTTGGCATAGTAATGATGATGACATGTATAGGGCACCTCCAATTGACCGTTCCATCCTGCCCACTGCTCCACGGGCTGCTCGGGAACCCAATATCGACCGGAGCCGTCTTCCCAAATCACCACCCTACACTGCTTTTCTAGGGAACCTGCCCTATGATGTGACAGAAGACTCCATTAAGGAATTCTTTAGAGGATTAAAT ATCAGTGCAGTGCGTTTACCACGTGAACCCAGCAATCCTGAGAGGTTGAAAGGTTTTGGTTACGCTGAGTTTGAGGACCTGGATTCCTTGCTCAGTGCCCTGAGCCTCAATGAAGAG TCTCTAGGTAACAGGAGAATTCGAGTGGACGTTGCTGATCAAGCACAGGATAAAG ACAGGGATGATCGTTCTTTTGGCCGAGATAGAAATCGGGATTCTGACAAAACAGATACAGACTGGAGGGCCCGTCCTGCTACAGACAGCTTTGATGACTACCCACCTAGAAGAGGTGACGATAGCTTTGGAGAca AGTTTCGAGATCGTTATGATTCAGACCGATATCGTGATGGGTATCGGGACAGTTACCGTGATGGCCCACGCCGGGACATGGATCGATACGGGGGCCGAGATCGCTATGATGACCGAGGCAGCAGAGACTATGATAGAG GCTATGATTCCAGGATAGGCAGTGGCAGAAGAGCATTTGGTAGTGGGTACCGTAGGGATGACGACTTCAGAGGAGGTGGGGACCGCTATGAAGACAGATATGACAGACGAGATGACCGGtcatggagctccagagatgatTACTCTCGGGATGATTATAGGCGTGATGATAGAG GTCCCCCCCAAAGACCCAAACTGAACCTAAAGCCTCGGAGTACTCCTAAGGAAGATGATTCCTCTGCTAGCACATCCCAGTCCAGTCGAGCAGCCTCTATCTTTGGAGGGGCAAAGCCTGTTGACACAGCTGCTAGAGAACGAGAAGTAGAAGAGCGGCTACAGAAGGAACAGGAGAAACTGCAGCGTCAGCTGGATGAGCCAAAACTAGAACGACGGCCTCGGGAGAG ACACCCAAGCTGGCGAAGTGAAGAAACTCAGGAACGGGAACGATCGAGGACAGGAAGTGAGTCATCACAAACGGGGACCTCAGCCACATCTGGCAGAAGTAAGTCAGACCAGG ATGCACgaaggagagagagtgagaagtcTCTAGAAAATGAAACACCCAATAAAGAGGAAGACTGTCAGTCTCCAACTTCTAAGCCTCCCAAACCTGAACAGCCTCTAAAGGTAATGCCAGCCCCTCCACCAAAGGAGAATGCTTGGGTGAAGCGAAGTTCTAACCCTCCTGCTCGATCTCAGAGCTCAGACACAGAGCAGCAGTCCCCTACAAG TGGTGGAGGGAAAGTAGTTCCAGCTCAACCATCTGAGGAAGGACCAGTAAGGAAAG CAGATGAAAATAAAGTAGATGGGGTGAGTGCCCCAAAAGGCCAAAGTGGAAATTCCAGCCGTGGTCCAGGAGATGGAGGGAACAAAGACCACTGGAAGGAGTCAGATAG GAAAGATGGCAAAAAGGATCAAGACTCCAGATCTGCACCTGAGCCAAAGAAAGCTGAAGAAAATCCAGCCTCT aaGTTCAGTTCTGCAAGCAAGTATGCTGCTCTTGCCGTTGATGGTGAAGATGAAAATGAGGGAGAAGATTACACCGAATAG
- the EIF4B gene encoding eukaryotic translation initiation factor 4B isoform X4 — protein MAASAKKKNKKGKTISLTDFLAEDGGTGGGSTYVPKPVSWADETDDLEGDVSTTWHSNDDDMYRAPPIDRSILPTAPRAAREPNIDRSRLPKSPPYTAFLGNLPYDVTEDSIKEFFRGLNISAVRLPREPSNPERLKGFGYAEFEDLDSLLSALSLNEESLGNRRIRVDVADQAQDKDRDDRSFGRDRNRDSDKTDTDWRARPATDSFDDYPPRRGDDSFGDKFRDRYDSDRYRDGYRDSYRDGPRRDMDRYGGRDRYDDRGSRDYDRGYDSRIGSGRRAFGSGYRRDDDFRGGGDRYEDRYDRRDDRSWSSRDDYSRDDYRRDDRGPPQRPKLNLKPRSTPKEDDSSASTSQSSRAASIFGGAKPVDTAAREREVEERLQKEQEKLQRQLDEPKLERRPRERHPSWRSEETQERERSRTGSESSQTGTSATSGRNARRRESEKSLENETPNKEEDCQSPTSKPPKPEQPLKVMPAPPPKENAWVKRSSNPPARSQSSDTEQQSPTSGGGKVVPAQPSEEGPVRKDENKVDGVSAPKGQSGNSSRGPGDGGNKDHWKESDRKDGKKDQDSRSAPEPKKAEENPASKFSSASKYAALAVDGEDENEGEDYTE, from the exons aTGGCGGCCTCAG caaaaaagaagaataagaagGGGAAGACTATCTCCCTAACAGACTTCCTGGCTGAGGATGGAGGGACTGGTGGAGGAAGCACCTATGTCCCCAAACCAGTCAGCTGGGCTGATGAAACAGATGACCTAGAAGGAGATG TTTCAACCACTTGGCATAGTAATGATGATGACATGTATAGGGCACCTCCAATTGACCGTTCCATCCTGCCCACTGCTCCACGGGCTGCTCGGGAACCCAATATCGACCGGAGCCGTCTTCCCAAATCACCACCCTACACTGCTTTTCTAGGGAACCTGCCCTATGATGTGACAGAAGACTCCATTAAGGAATTCTTTAGAGGATTAAAT ATCAGTGCAGTGCGTTTACCACGTGAACCCAGCAATCCTGAGAGGTTGAAAGGTTTTGGTTACGCTGAGTTTGAGGACCTGGATTCCTTGCTCAGTGCCCTGAGCCTCAATGAAGAG TCTCTAGGTAACAGGAGAATTCGAGTGGACGTTGCTGATCAAGCACAGGATAAAG ACAGGGATGATCGTTCTTTTGGCCGAGATAGAAATCGGGATTCTGACAAAACAGATACAGACTGGAGGGCCCGTCCTGCTACAGACAGCTTTGATGACTACCCACCTAGAAGAGGTGACGATAGCTTTGGAGAca AGTTTCGAGATCGTTATGATTCAGACCGATATCGTGATGGGTATCGGGACAGTTACCGTGATGGCCCACGCCGGGACATGGATCGATACGGGGGCCGAGATCGCTATGATGACCGAGGCAGCAGAGACTATGATAGAG GCTATGATTCCAGGATAGGCAGTGGCAGAAGAGCATTTGGTAGTGGGTACCGTAGGGATGACGACTTCAGAGGAGGTGGGGACCGCTATGAAGACAGATATGACAGACGAGATGACCGGtcatggagctccagagatgatTACTCTCGGGATGATTATAGGCGTGATGATAGAG GTCCCCCCCAAAGACCCAAACTGAACCTAAAGCCTCGGAGTACTCCTAAGGAAGATGATTCCTCTGCTAGCACATCCCAGTCCAGTCGAGCAGCCTCTATCTTTGGAGGGGCAAAGCCTGTTGACACAGCTGCTAGAGAACGAGAAGTAGAAGAGCGGCTACAGAAGGAACAGGAGAAACTGCAGCGTCAGCTGGATGAGCCAAAACTAGAACGACGGCCTCGGGAGAG ACACCCAAGCTGGCGAAGTGAAGAAACTCAGGAACGGGAACGATCGAGGACAGGAAGTGAGTCATCACAAACGGGGACCTCAGCCACATCTGGCAGAA ATGCACgaaggagagagagtgagaagtcTCTAGAAAATGAAACACCCAATAAAGAGGAAGACTGTCAGTCTCCAACTTCTAAGCCTCCCAAACCTGAACAGCCTCTAAAGGTAATGCCAGCCCCTCCACCAAAGGAGAATGCTTGGGTGAAGCGAAGTTCTAACCCTCCTGCTCGATCTCAGAGCTCAGACACAGAGCAGCAGTCCCCTACAAG TGGTGGAGGGAAAGTAGTTCCAGCTCAACCATCTGAGGAAGGACCAGTAAGGAAAG ATGAAAATAAAGTAGATGGGGTGAGTGCCCCAAAAGGCCAAAGTGGAAATTCCAGCCGTGGTCCAGGAGATGGAGGGAACAAAGACCACTGGAAGGAGTCAGATAG GAAAGATGGCAAAAAGGATCAAGACTCCAGATCTGCACCTGAGCCAAAGAAAGCTGAAGAAAATCCAGCCTCT aaGTTCAGTTCTGCAAGCAAGTATGCTGCTCTTGCCGTTGATGGTGAAGATGAAAATGAGGGAGAAGATTACACCGAATAG
- the EIF4B gene encoding eukaryotic translation initiation factor 4B isoform X2, with protein MAASAKKKNKKGKTISLTDFLAEDGGTGGGSTYVPKPVSWADETDDLEGDVSTTWHSNDDDMYRAPPIDRSILPTAPRAAREPNIDRSRLPKSPPYTAFLGNLPYDVTEDSIKEFFRGLNISAVRLPREPSNPERLKGFGYAEFEDLDSLLSALSLNEESLGNRRIRVDVADQAQDKDRDDRSFGRDRNRDSDKTDTDWRARPATDSFDDYPPRRGDDSFGDKFRDRYDSDRYRDGYRDSYRDGPRRDMDRYGGRDRYDDRGSRDYDRGYDSRIGSGRRAFGSGYRRDDDFRGGGDRYEDRYDRRDDRSWSSRDDYSRDDYRRDDRGPPQRPKLNLKPRSTPKEDDSSASTSQSSRAASIFGGAKPVDTAAREREVEERLQKEQEKLQRQLDEPKLERRPRERHPSWRSEETQERERSRTGSESSQTGTSATSGRSKSDQDARRRESEKSLENETPNKEEDCQSPTSKPPKPEQPLKVMPAPPPKENAWVKRSSNPPARSQSSDTEQQSPTSGGGKVVPAQPSEEGPVRKDENKVDGVSAPKGQSGNSSRGPGDGGNKDHWKESDRKDGKKDQDSRSAPEPKKAEENPASKFSSASKYAALAVDGEDENEGEDYTE; from the exons aTGGCGGCCTCAG caaaaaagaagaataagaagGGGAAGACTATCTCCCTAACAGACTTCCTGGCTGAGGATGGAGGGACTGGTGGAGGAAGCACCTATGTCCCCAAACCAGTCAGCTGGGCTGATGAAACAGATGACCTAGAAGGAGATG TTTCAACCACTTGGCATAGTAATGATGATGACATGTATAGGGCACCTCCAATTGACCGTTCCATCCTGCCCACTGCTCCACGGGCTGCTCGGGAACCCAATATCGACCGGAGCCGTCTTCCCAAATCACCACCCTACACTGCTTTTCTAGGGAACCTGCCCTATGATGTGACAGAAGACTCCATTAAGGAATTCTTTAGAGGATTAAAT ATCAGTGCAGTGCGTTTACCACGTGAACCCAGCAATCCTGAGAGGTTGAAAGGTTTTGGTTACGCTGAGTTTGAGGACCTGGATTCCTTGCTCAGTGCCCTGAGCCTCAATGAAGAG TCTCTAGGTAACAGGAGAATTCGAGTGGACGTTGCTGATCAAGCACAGGATAAAG ACAGGGATGATCGTTCTTTTGGCCGAGATAGAAATCGGGATTCTGACAAAACAGATACAGACTGGAGGGCCCGTCCTGCTACAGACAGCTTTGATGACTACCCACCTAGAAGAGGTGACGATAGCTTTGGAGAca AGTTTCGAGATCGTTATGATTCAGACCGATATCGTGATGGGTATCGGGACAGTTACCGTGATGGCCCACGCCGGGACATGGATCGATACGGGGGCCGAGATCGCTATGATGACCGAGGCAGCAGAGACTATGATAGAG GCTATGATTCCAGGATAGGCAGTGGCAGAAGAGCATTTGGTAGTGGGTACCGTAGGGATGACGACTTCAGAGGAGGTGGGGACCGCTATGAAGACAGATATGACAGACGAGATGACCGGtcatggagctccagagatgatTACTCTCGGGATGATTATAGGCGTGATGATAGAG GTCCCCCCCAAAGACCCAAACTGAACCTAAAGCCTCGGAGTACTCCTAAGGAAGATGATTCCTCTGCTAGCACATCCCAGTCCAGTCGAGCAGCCTCTATCTTTGGAGGGGCAAAGCCTGTTGACACAGCTGCTAGAGAACGAGAAGTAGAAGAGCGGCTACAGAAGGAACAGGAGAAACTGCAGCGTCAGCTGGATGAGCCAAAACTAGAACGACGGCCTCGGGAGAG ACACCCAAGCTGGCGAAGTGAAGAAACTCAGGAACGGGAACGATCGAGGACAGGAAGTGAGTCATCACAAACGGGGACCTCAGCCACATCTGGCAGAAGTAAGTCAGACCAGG ATGCACgaaggagagagagtgagaagtcTCTAGAAAATGAAACACCCAATAAAGAGGAAGACTGTCAGTCTCCAACTTCTAAGCCTCCCAAACCTGAACAGCCTCTAAAGGTAATGCCAGCCCCTCCACCAAAGGAGAATGCTTGGGTGAAGCGAAGTTCTAACCCTCCTGCTCGATCTCAGAGCTCAGACACAGAGCAGCAGTCCCCTACAAG TGGTGGAGGGAAAGTAGTTCCAGCTCAACCATCTGAGGAAGGACCAGTAAGGAAAG ATGAAAATAAAGTAGATGGGGTGAGTGCCCCAAAAGGCCAAAGTGGAAATTCCAGCCGTGGTCCAGGAGATGGAGGGAACAAAGACCACTGGAAGGAGTCAGATAG GAAAGATGGCAAAAAGGATCAAGACTCCAGATCTGCACCTGAGCCAAAGAAAGCTGAAGAAAATCCAGCCTCT aaGTTCAGTTCTGCAAGCAAGTATGCTGCTCTTGCCGTTGATGGTGAAGATGAAAATGAGGGAGAAGATTACACCGAATAG
- the EIF4B gene encoding eukaryotic translation initiation factor 4B isoform X3, producing MAASAKKKNKKGKTISLTDFLAEDGGTGGGSTYVPKPVSWADETDDLEGDVSTTWHSNDDDMYRAPPIDRSILPTAPRAAREPNIDRSRLPKSPPYTAFLGNLPYDVTEDSIKEFFRGLNISAVRLPREPSNPERLKGFGYAEFEDLDSLLSALSLNEESLGNRRIRVDVADQAQDKDRDDRSFGRDRNRDSDKTDTDWRARPATDSFDDYPPRRGDDSFGDKFRDRYDSDRYRDGYRDSYRDGPRRDMDRYGGRDRYDDRGSRDYDRGYDSRIGSGRRAFGSGYRRDDDFRGGGDRYEDRYDRRDDRSWSSRDDYSRDDYRRDDRGPPQRPKLNLKPRSTPKEDDSSASTSQSSRAASIFGGAKPVDTAAREREVEERLQKEQEKLQRQLDEPKLERRPRERHPSWRSEETQERERSRTGSESSQTGTSATSGRNARRRESEKSLENETPNKEEDCQSPTSKPPKPEQPLKVMPAPPPKENAWVKRSSNPPARSQSSDTEQQSPTSGGGKVVPAQPSEEGPVRKADENKVDGVSAPKGQSGNSSRGPGDGGNKDHWKESDRKDGKKDQDSRSAPEPKKAEENPASKFSSASKYAALAVDGEDENEGEDYTE from the exons aTGGCGGCCTCAG caaaaaagaagaataagaagGGGAAGACTATCTCCCTAACAGACTTCCTGGCTGAGGATGGAGGGACTGGTGGAGGAAGCACCTATGTCCCCAAACCAGTCAGCTGGGCTGATGAAACAGATGACCTAGAAGGAGATG TTTCAACCACTTGGCATAGTAATGATGATGACATGTATAGGGCACCTCCAATTGACCGTTCCATCCTGCCCACTGCTCCACGGGCTGCTCGGGAACCCAATATCGACCGGAGCCGTCTTCCCAAATCACCACCCTACACTGCTTTTCTAGGGAACCTGCCCTATGATGTGACAGAAGACTCCATTAAGGAATTCTTTAGAGGATTAAAT ATCAGTGCAGTGCGTTTACCACGTGAACCCAGCAATCCTGAGAGGTTGAAAGGTTTTGGTTACGCTGAGTTTGAGGACCTGGATTCCTTGCTCAGTGCCCTGAGCCTCAATGAAGAG TCTCTAGGTAACAGGAGAATTCGAGTGGACGTTGCTGATCAAGCACAGGATAAAG ACAGGGATGATCGTTCTTTTGGCCGAGATAGAAATCGGGATTCTGACAAAACAGATACAGACTGGAGGGCCCGTCCTGCTACAGACAGCTTTGATGACTACCCACCTAGAAGAGGTGACGATAGCTTTGGAGAca AGTTTCGAGATCGTTATGATTCAGACCGATATCGTGATGGGTATCGGGACAGTTACCGTGATGGCCCACGCCGGGACATGGATCGATACGGGGGCCGAGATCGCTATGATGACCGAGGCAGCAGAGACTATGATAGAG GCTATGATTCCAGGATAGGCAGTGGCAGAAGAGCATTTGGTAGTGGGTACCGTAGGGATGACGACTTCAGAGGAGGTGGGGACCGCTATGAAGACAGATATGACAGACGAGATGACCGGtcatggagctccagagatgatTACTCTCGGGATGATTATAGGCGTGATGATAGAG GTCCCCCCCAAAGACCCAAACTGAACCTAAAGCCTCGGAGTACTCCTAAGGAAGATGATTCCTCTGCTAGCACATCCCAGTCCAGTCGAGCAGCCTCTATCTTTGGAGGGGCAAAGCCTGTTGACACAGCTGCTAGAGAACGAGAAGTAGAAGAGCGGCTACAGAAGGAACAGGAGAAACTGCAGCGTCAGCTGGATGAGCCAAAACTAGAACGACGGCCTCGGGAGAG ACACCCAAGCTGGCGAAGTGAAGAAACTCAGGAACGGGAACGATCGAGGACAGGAAGTGAGTCATCACAAACGGGGACCTCAGCCACATCTGGCAGAA ATGCACgaaggagagagagtgagaagtcTCTAGAAAATGAAACACCCAATAAAGAGGAAGACTGTCAGTCTCCAACTTCTAAGCCTCCCAAACCTGAACAGCCTCTAAAGGTAATGCCAGCCCCTCCACCAAAGGAGAATGCTTGGGTGAAGCGAAGTTCTAACCCTCCTGCTCGATCTCAGAGCTCAGACACAGAGCAGCAGTCCCCTACAAG TGGTGGAGGGAAAGTAGTTCCAGCTCAACCATCTGAGGAAGGACCAGTAAGGAAAG CAGATGAAAATAAAGTAGATGGGGTGAGTGCCCCAAAAGGCCAAAGTGGAAATTCCAGCCGTGGTCCAGGAGATGGAGGGAACAAAGACCACTGGAAGGAGTCAGATAG GAAAGATGGCAAAAAGGATCAAGACTCCAGATCTGCACCTGAGCCAAAGAAAGCTGAAGAAAATCCAGCCTCT aaGTTCAGTTCTGCAAGCAAGTATGCTGCTCTTGCCGTTGATGGTGAAGATGAAAATGAGGGAGAAGATTACACCGAATAG